AGAATTGAGAAAGAAATGTAGGAATATCACACTCTCTTAGCTCAGTTGTTCTATTTAATCTGGACTAGCTTTTCAGTCGAAGATGAAAATACTGTATGAAAGGCTTGAAGAACACACTGAGGATTTGGAAGAGAGCAAAGGAAACAGGAGAGCTGAACAGGGGCTATTTTAAGATTAACCAACGCCTTCCAGGAGGGTTAAACCACGTCATGTCAATGTCATTAGCCTACCCTGACCTATGACTTTCCCTCACATTACCCAGTTATCCAACTGTGGGAGTTGAGCATTTACTGTAGAATCaagaattgtatttttaaaatggtgagAGCTAAGTGGCTTAGAAAGCTACACGAGGCCCTACATTCTAAAAACTCCTACAAAACACAAGAAATGCAATTGACTAAATACACACAGCACAGAATTTACCATTTTAACCATTTCCTCacacaagtctttttttttttacattttctttagctTTCTCTCTATCATGTAGCCAGTCTCAACTCACAGAGTGCTTCTCCAGCGAATAAACTCCAAGCACACAATCAACACACTAACAGGCATCTAACGGGTGGAAGGCAGGCGGAGGCAGCACGTTTGTGGGCCTGACTGGGCAGctctggggtggggtgcagggcccCGAACGTGACAGAAGCAGCCTTCCTCTGCCACCACTGTACAACATACAAGAAGAGACGTTCCTTGTCTTACAATAGGGCTGTGTTCCCGTAAACCCAgaactgaaaatatttcaagTCAAAACAACATTTAACAGGGCCGGGAACgaagctcagtggtggagcgcttgcTGAGCATGCAGAAGGCTCCACACATACCCTcaccaaaacagaaaacaacaacacgAAAAACCTAGGAGGACATCTGAGCTTATGCACACGGTACTGAACAGCTTTGTCTCCTCCATGACCAGTAACGTCTGGGAGTTTCGGGTCACTGGGGATGCCCAGAATTACAACAGATCATGTTGAGTTATCACTAGCCTAGGGAAAGATCAGAAGTCAAAACTTTGAAGTTTGGTTTCTACTCAACACATATCACTTTCACACTAGTGTGagggaaaaatatataaatatataaaatttctaaatTATAAGTTATGAAAAAAGCAGTATTATGAAGACTCCAAATAACTGCTTCTCTAAGTATGCTTTCTCAGGAAATGTTTGGAACTTCATAATTTATTCCCATGGTAGCTCTTAGAATTCTTTTTTGGGGGCAAATATCTACAATTATGATCACCATTTCCATGACTAAAGTGAACATTATAAAATCTCATAAAAAgaaggatgtggtggcacactcttgtgatcccagaacttgagaggtagaagccAATGACAAGAGCTCATGGCATCTTCCAGCTACAGTGAATTATaggcctgggctgcatagtaaaccctgcctcaaaaaacaattggaaaaaaatgaaaaactgaaggaaagaaaacctaagttttcttttgttctttgtttttgtttgttttgagacaacatggtctcatgtaggccaggcaggCCTGGGACTTCAGGTGCCGCTGAAGCTAGTCTTGAACGCCCTCACCTCCATTATCTGAATGCTAGGATTTCAAGCCTGttctaccacacctggcctaaGATTTTTCAGTGtaaacaaaatataagaaaaatggaaatccATCAAGGGATGACCAATTCCTTATCAGCCAGAGTCATACTTAGGTTATATTGGGGATATTAATAGTGAacaaggagccgggcagtggtggcacacgcctttaatcccagcactcgggaggcagagccaggcggatctctgtgagttcaaggccaggctgatctacagagtgagttccaggactgttttaaaaaacaaaacaaaacaagacaaaaagaaatcaccccagaaaaaaaacaaaaaaaaaaaaaaaaagtgaatacgTCATGGTTACCGAGAGGAAGGAACTTCCAAGCTTAAAGGAGAGAAAAACTAAGTAATTAAAGCTGTATACCACAAAGTGTAAGACAGGAACacgtgctggagaaggaactagcTGTCGTCTACTGCGATAAACTGAAAAGATGACTGGTGAGGAGGTGAGGGAAGGAGTCTGGGTGGGGCCGACACAGAAGGTCAGAAGCACCTCTAACAGCTGGCTAGAGAGGCCAGAGGAACAGAAAATCAAAGCTGGAGGCCTTACTGGGCTTCCTTGAGAGAGCAACAGGAAGCCCCGAAGGGATCTAAGCAGCAAGGTGACATTATCAGATTTAAATTCACAGCTGCTGTGCAAAGGTGGTCTGGAAGTAACCATTTTAAAGGACCGGAGtaatttaaaacactttttttgttttgttttgtttttcaagatagggtttctctgtgtagctttgcgcctttcctgaatctcgctctgtagaccaggttggcctcaaactcacagagatccgcctgcctctgcctcctgagtgctaggattaaaggcgccaccaccgcccacaaatcacttttttttaaaaactaggtattttaatttaaatttaacttactatgtagaccccactggcctggaactcagaaatctgcctgtctctgcctcctgagtgctgggatttaaggcatgtaccacaatgctcaatttaaactttaaatttaaaatatttacttttgtttttggaaaTTAGGCCTTTACTTCCATTCTTCAGttacttaaaattacttttaaatgtatCACAATATTTGTCTCTTAGCTCTGAAATGCTAATAATAGCTAGCTTTTATTGAGCATATCTTATATATGTGAATACTATCTTAGCTGGCTTTCACAGATTCATTTAATCCTTATACCCCGAGAAGCTTGCACAACTATACTCATTTTATAGGCAGGGAGAATGTGATAGTGGTCATAGTGAGAGCAGAATTCAAATTCAGTTCTGTGTatcaggattcttaaaagttcttattaataaaatcaaaccgagcAAGTTATTGgtcatgctggtagatcagagagacagaacaagccacagctatctcacctcgccgatcctcagctggtcttgttccTCAGACTGAGCTCTGATCTCATCGAatgtctcagctgaattactgctaaAACCTGAACTTAACCAGCACATCTTAACCAGCAAAATCTTAAccagcaaatgcttctagtttcttcctCAGCTTATATATTTTTTGCTTTCTACACACTCtggattaaagctggctttctggattaaagcgtgtgtcaATGCTTGCTATTTCAATtgcttgaactcacaagatccagaggatttctatctctggagtgctaggattaaagtgtgagtgcaCCATTTTCTACCTTTGTATCTAGTGCTTCTGTTCTGACtcaataaattataaaaacaaatggaacacaataccacactgtCTAAATCTGCATCTTACTAACTAGACTATGTATCTTAAAAATTGCTTAGtaacataaacagaaaatatatgcACCATGGGAAAAGATGCCCAATTTTTCCCaaatatcagagaacagaaaggccCAGATAAGTTGACAGGGCAGGTGGGATGGAAGATAAACTGGTAGTTTAGGTAAGAGACTGTGGCGGTTAGTGCATGCCTGCGATCCCATGACTTTGTAGGTGGGTAGTGTGGAACCCGACGACACAACGGCTCCATGGTACGGCCAAGGGAAGGTTTTTACTGTAGACATGAGAGAGAACGCCACAGGCATGTCCacgagtccagagcagagagcagaagtAGACTGAACACAGCCCGCAGACTGGACAAGGCCATGGCTGTCTGCAGGACAGGAGAGAACCGCAGGGGACAGAGAATGAGAAAAcagggagaagcaggagcagagcaggagaaCACAGTGAGAAGAGCAGGGTGGAGGGAGGTTAGGGAaggggaggtgagaagggctaatatgctagcatggactttgaaatgtatacCAGGTTACTTACTGGGGGAGCCcggaggccagcatgagctttgATAGGCTAATAGGTGCCACAGGTAGTCATGAGTCCCTTTtgccagaggtaagggaaatgactGCTCTTGGTAGAGGGGAATCAGCtgcacaagttcctgaggaatgttgGCTTTTACCTGGAATGAAATCCTCCTACATTCCAGGTTGAGCTCATCTATGGATATTTGaactgccttttggagtttggtAAATTGGAGTTTCATTTGGATATTACAAGTAGGACTGTCAGAGTTTAAGGCCAACAttatctacacagcaagtccaaggccagcctaggttgcATGTGACCTGtctcagcaacaaaacaaaataagagattATGGTAGATTATGGAGTCGATGATGAAAGTGAAGTGATGGATTTAGATGATTCTGTAGGTACAACACAGGATTTGGTGATAGATTTGATAGAATGTTTAAGGGAGAAGAGATGGTTTCATGGATTCTGATTTATATCAATGGATTACATACATAGAGAGGTGTTTCGCTTTGGTTTGGTTAGGAAAGGTCTGGCTATGTAGTCTAGGTTGGTGTTAGGCTCACAGCAACtgtcctgtttcagcctcctgaccTCAGAAGGGCTGGGATTTAGGTGTGACCACCTATACTTCTATTTCTATTAGAAACTATGTAAGTTTCACTCTGACAATTACGAACTATCTGTTGTGCTAAAAATAGCATAGTAGGACTGGGTACATAACTTTGTGGTAGTGTCTGCTGGAGGGAAAATACaatccatttttcattctttgattAATCTTGTCAAATGgggaaacagggctggagagacgactcagcagttaacagcactggctgctcttgctgggACCTGGTTCTGTGCCCAGtttctacatggtggctcacaaccatctataactccaggtccaggggatccaaagccctcttctggcctctccaggtaCCAGGCACgcatatggtatacatacatatatgcaggcaaacactcatacacataaaataagatcttaaaaaaaaaataaaactgggaaGTTACTGTAACAGTAATGAATGCTAGCAGCCCCTTAAAAGATTCCAACATTTGTATGGCCGTGGTAAGATAGGACAAAATTATCCTGGAATGTGCAATCCCAGTGAGTGAATCAAGTATTATCCACTCAGATCTGAGATGAGTGGAAAACTGccttctaggctggcctcaaactggccaGGCTTACTGTTGCTTTTGCTTCtctggctgggattacaggcttggtCACCATGTCCAGCACTACTCAACTTTTAAAACCTGTATTATTCCTAGGTCTTCTAGAACACCTAAGTATCACAGAAAACTATTGGGCTGGTTTAAAAAGAGACTGTAATTCTATCTGTTTGCTTCACTGTAGAATCTGCTGTTTGTATTCAAATTGGTCCTTCCCCTACTGACTTTGAATCTTAAAACAAGCCACAGGAcatcctaattttaaaataattagtgaaaagctaagaatgtggttccgttggtagagtgcttacttagcatgcGCAGAGCCCTGGGTTGGATGCCTAGCACAGcctaaaagtaaacaaacaaacaaacaacctgacCTGATGTGGAGGCTGTCTCATGACTATATTATTATAACGACAGTACTCTGAAGATGGAAACGGTAGAATCAGGAGTTCAATATCATGCAGAGTGAGTTTGAAGCCCGCCTGGGGCACTCAACATTCGTTTCAACAGCAAAAACACACAAAGTTTTAACAGCCTGTTAACAATTAATTCTAGACACTTCTAATTTCTTACTTCGCACTTGCCAGAAACTCATCATTTAACTTGAGCAGATCGTTTTGCAATGTGGCGTTCCCACCCAGTCCTCTCGGATGCCATCACTAAACCGTAGGCAATGAAGGCTGAAAACCAAGAGTGAGCCTGTGCATCCCACATCCGTCCACGCCTGCCACGGGCCGTGCTGGCGTCAGACACAGTCAGGGCTAACTCTGCTCCGACGCACGGGCTCGCGGTCAAGTTCTCCACCGACTCCACGGTCGCTGCCGGAGCTGGCCGGGCCGCGGGCCCCTGGGGCAGCTCGGCGCTGCAGCACCCACCCTCGGTCCCGGCCGGACCTCCAGCcggctccgccgccgccgccgccggggccAAGGGGCGTGGCGCCGCGGGAGCTCCCGCGTGACGTCACGTGACGCCGCGGGGCCCGGGGCCGGGCGGGGCCGGGCGCCCTCCGGCCTTCCTCGGGAGGCTGTGGCCGTCCCCGGCGTGGGCTCGGCCGCCCGGCGACAAGACGGGAGCAGCGAGCGGCAGGACCTCCCCGGAGGACATCTGCCGTCCGCCTTGGGCTCCCGCGGGCTTTCCAGGGAGGCTCGGAGCTGTGAGTACGGGGCGCCCCTTCCCCGCGCCCGGCGAGCGCACTCGGGGCGGCCACTTCCGGCCGGAGCCGCGCTCTCAGGGGGCTGTGGCGGCCGAGAGGCGTGAGGCGCCCGCCGAGGGGGCTGGGCCCGGGCCGGCTCGGAGGACGCGCGCCGGGCTCGCGCTCCCCGCCGCCGCCGGCTTTCGGGCTCCCGCTCGCCCCGAAGGCGCGCCCCTCCGCGCAGAGCCCGCCCCGCGCATGCGCCCTCCGCGCCCTCTGCGCGGCGCGCGCTTTTCGCCTGCCCCCCTCCCGGGAGCGTCCTCCGTGTGACCCGGGGCGAGCGGGGAGGCCGGGGGGCGTCTGGAGCGAGGCGGACGGAGGCCGGGGGGGCGTGAGAGCCGCGGCGCTTGTCCCCGGTGTGGAGTGACAGCCCGGTCTCCCCGAGCATCCTCGGGGCGCCGGAGGGAGGCTCGCGCTGCCCGGCGCGCGCCTTTGTGCCCGGAGACAGGAGAGAAGGGCGCGGTGCGCAGCGAATAACGGTGCCCAGCCGAAAGATTGGCGCCAAAGTGCTGGGCGAGCACGGTAGACGGAAGGATGCTGTGAGCCGAGATTTGCAAACTTGGTACTTACTGCTGGTGTTTTAGGTAGTAGCTGTCTTAAACAGCTTGAGCGGCCGCGGTGGCAGCGCACGCAGACGCGagcagatccctgagttcgaggccagcctggtctacatagggagttcccggccagccagggctaagtagaccctgtttcaaaacaacaaaagccctgGATTAGTTTAACTACCTCTTCATTGAGGATTTTCCTAAAGGATACTTATTTTACTCTCATTTTAGTTTTAAGTTTTCCATTAAAGTTATTAAATctttaaacctttctttctttttccttcttttctttctgcccgtccttccttcctttccttcctgtctcccgtctctgtcctctctcccctcctctctttctttcaacagggtttctctgagtagccctggcctGGCTCtcagaatttgctctgtagaccagggtggcccgcctgcctctgcttcctgagtgctgggattaaaggtgttcgccaagACTGCCCGCCATACTTTATTTCTTGCTGCAGAGAAATATAGTTTTGGGCTCAAATCCTAGCCCTGAAATAGTCAAGTCCTATCTGTATTGGAGTTGATAATTACACCTCTTTGTAGAGTTCTGATAATTCCCTAAAATTACAGTAAAATTATAACTCATATACTACTGTACATAGCTAAGTGCAGTCTCTTATTGGCCATAATGTATCTTTTATGGCTAAGTAGTTACAGGCTTGTGAAGCAGAACTATATTAACGCTCTTCatctcacttttaaaaattaatatgaaatgaATATTCACGAGAGAGATTAGCATTATTAATCCTTCATATACACATCCATTACTCAGCTTCAGTAATTGCCAGAGTAAGCTGCTGTTGTTTCATCTCTCCACCACACCCATTTTCAAGCCAATTCCAGAGAATGTTAGTTTATCTCATAATATTCCTGTAACAGACATAGCcttttaatggaaaaagaaaaatgaggctgGAAATGTATCTCAGTGCTAGAATTCTCCcctagcatgcctgaagccctggaTTCTTTCCCAGCAccataagaaatacaaatttttaaaaagtttaaatggtCACATCACTATTGCATGCAAGAGATTTAACAATAACTTAGTGCACCCAAGAAAATTAATAAGATTATTTGAAATCTATGTATGTTCATCTTTTCCTGATTCTTTTAGAAAGCCTAGCTGCAATTTTTGTAACACTTAGTAAATATGTATATTCTCTGTAGTGCTATATAGGTAACCAAGTGGTTGcatacattctttttgttttgtttttgtttttttcaagacaggatttctctgtgtagctttggctatcctggaacttgatctgtagactaggctggcctcaaactcacagggtcttgtcttttttaattttaggttagaatacaaagtaatgggtttctttttgttttgtttagttttagtttttgttttttaagataaagtttctctgtgtagccctggctggcctggaacttactttgtagaccaggctgtcttggaactcaagagatctgcccacctctgcctcctgagtgctgggattaaaggtgtgagtcacatCTGGCCAAAGTAATGGGTTTCTTCATACACACATGTCATTATGCAGTGTTGCCAGGTTGAACGCATTATTGCTCCTTTgaaagttttagtttttgttttgcctAACTGTATGTACCACAtccatgcctggtgtccatggaggttagaagagggtgtcagatctgctAGATCTGAAGTTGCAGAAGGTTGtaagctgttatgtgggtgctaggtcTTGAACTTGGGGGTCTCTGAAAAAGGGGCCAGTGCTTTTTAAACACTGAGGCATTTCTCTAGCCCGGAAGTTGTTTTTGTGCAGAGTCTGTGcatcccaggctagcttcaaactctgtgtagctggagaggagaggatggcctcgaactcctgatcctcctgccttcatctaAGTGCTAGGATATAGGCATTGACTAGGAGGCTCAatttatggatgctgggaatagagcCCAGAGCCTTTGTGAATGCTAGATacatgctttaccaactgagccacatctccagacATCTTATGtgtcctgctccctccccccctccttcctcctctgcctccttccatcATTTTTCTTGAGAAGGTCCTGCTGTGCTAGCCTAGGTCAGCCTGAAACTTGCAGCTcttctcctcagcctccccagtgctgagattcagGTTCCTTTCGTAATGGTAGCTAATTAATGGTTTCAAGTAAGAACCCAGTTTAAAATACGTATTAAACCACTTGAGTTTCTTAATAGTCTGTTACTTCTTTTTAGGGGCTACATGAGTTGTAAAGTTAATCATTAATCGTTACTATGAAAGAGTCACAAAGTACCTTTACCCTATAGCTCTGTACCTCTAAATAGAGTATCTTAGAGCTTTGCCGTATGTGTATCTTACTGACTTGTTCTCAGAAATATACGTAGATCGTTCTGTGCTTTTATATTCAACCATCTGCCTGGTTTTATAACATTGTGTATGTAAATGCTTGTAAAATCGGGAATATTTCAGAATGTTTCCTAGTATCTGGTTCAGTATAGTGCTGCACTGCACAGCTCTCCAAAAATTAAAGAATGAttgttttttttcagtgctagggattgaacccagggccttgcatgtgctCACCAAGCACTCCGTTTCTTATCTACATTCTCATTCCTTGCATATTTATCactactacatttatttattgacctTGTGAGTGAACATATGTGCCCataccacagtgcacatgtagaggtcagaagccaCCTTgttggagtcagttcttcccctccttccccttccagggatcaaactgtcaggcttggtggtgttTTTACCTGCTGATCTGTCTTGCAGGCCCctactcccctccctccctctctccctttctccctccctcttccttcccccctctctcttttaaagataggatcttgttatatagcccaggctgaccttgactttGGGaagcctccacctctggagtgctgggattatagacataagCCAGCACAGCTGGCCAGTAAGTTTTATAAGGGTAAATGGATACTGACTGTGAATGATCATAAACCTTTCAATATTATTAGAGTCCTTTTAACTTCAGCATAATTTAGGTAATTACTCCTTCttagatggaaaaacaaaacctgccTGGAGATTTGCCCTATATGAAGGCCAGGTAACTGAAATCatagttttttctctctctctcttttttttttttttagtcacagggtctcactatgtagccctggctcttcctggaactcgctaagtagacagactggctttgaactcagagctccgcctgcctctgtctcccaaccaCACCCCGCTCCCACCGTTATCTTCTTTCCTCACTCTTACCCAACTTCCGTCAAATTCTCTGAAAGAGTGCTTgtaaatagataaagaaaacttGAAAACAGCCGGGCTTCTGATTTCATCCTGATTTCAAATTATGTCAATGGAAATGCAAAATATGACACGTTGCAATTTGTCACTTCAGGCATTTCAGTAATCCAAAGACAACTTCACACCTATGTAAGACAACAAGAAAGGCCAGGAAACATCAGCAAACGGAAGTGTGAAGCCTGGTAAGAAGATGAGCATTTCGGGAAGCAGCTGTGGAAGCCCCAACTCTGCAGATGTGTCCAGTGACTTCAAGGAACTCTGGACAAAACTAAAAGAATATCATGATAAGGAAGTACAAGGTACAGCCTTTCTTAAATGCTTGAGACTATAGTAGTAGGAACTAGCtttgattattttatgtatttgtagaTAGAAATAACCTTAGGGGCAAATGTTCCACCGTTAAAGGGCATTTACTATTGTAATGCTTTATTGATGTCGTAGTTACTTTGTGTAACTACAACTATTGCagaatatagttttgttttgttttactatttttgaaatctatatgtatgtgtgtgagcctgcatgagtatatatgtacaatatgtgctcaggagcccatggaggtcaaaagaggatatcagatcccatggaactacaGTTATAggctgtgagccacaatgtgggtgctgggaactgaaccttggttctctgcaagagcgataaatgctcttaattgctaagtcatctctccagccctgagaacagTTTGTATATAACTTATCATTAGTTACTCATGGAAATATGCTTTAAGGTGCTAAAAAACAGTAGAATTTATTGACTGAAGACTTAGATTTGAattctaatttcattttcctgatggctttGTGATCTCAACTGTTACATAACCTTTTAATCTATTTTCTACCATTATTTGCAGGATTATCTCTAGATGTAAAAGTGCCATTTAAATAATCTGACAAACCTTTCAGGAGTTGTCTGTGACTGAAACTCACATACAAAAGTGATGGCAGTTTCCTTTCAAAGTTCCGTAGCTGCCCGAGATGGTCATGGCAACAGTCATGCACATCCAGtgagctcagagctcagaagaCTTAGATGGAGTGCAGCGACTGTGCGGGTTGTGGTAATTAGGATGAGCACATCAGTATTTGTGTTAAAGATACCTTGGGGACTGGAGATGTAGCGCTGTTGGAATGCTTGCCTGGCTTGTACAGAGCTTTGGGTTTGATCCC
The genomic region above belongs to Peromyscus leucopus breed LL Stock chromosome 19, UCI_PerLeu_2.1, whole genome shotgun sequence and contains:
- the LOC119086242 gene encoding translation initiation factor IF-2-like — protein: MQLRASLESPREPKADGRCPPGRSCRSLLPSCRRAAEPTPGTATASRGRPEGARPRPAPGPAASRDVTRELPRRHAPWPRRRRRRSRLEVRPGPRVGAAAPSCPRGPRPGQLRQRPWSRWRT